A genome region from Schlesneria paludicola DSM 18645 includes the following:
- a CDS encoding ABC transporter ATP-binding protein — translation MNHFSQGNLTQFTGPPQPSIASTVIETRSLTKAYGTLKAVDGLSLSIEAGRIFGLLGPNGAGKSTLMKMLVTLLPPTSGSATIAGCDLLKHPAQVRRSIGYVPQLLSADAMLSGYENLLIFAKLYDLPKADREARIADALQSADLQNVASHLVSSYSGGMVRRLEIVTAMLHRPKVLFLDEPSVGLDPVARSSVWQQIRELVANYGTTVVLTTHFMDEANALCDRIAIMSIGKIRALGSVAELKAGMNRPDATLDEIFAYYSRSTVESGERIRDIANTRRASARLG, via the coding sequence ATGAATCATTTTTCTCAAGGCAATCTTACGCAATTTACGGGCCCCCCGCAGCCTTCGATTGCCTCAACGGTCATTGAAACGCGGTCATTGACGAAGGCGTATGGCACATTGAAGGCGGTTGATGGCTTGTCGCTGTCGATCGAAGCGGGACGGATTTTCGGCTTGCTTGGCCCTAATGGCGCGGGCAAAAGCACGCTCATGAAAATGTTAGTCACCTTGCTGCCACCGACCAGCGGCTCCGCAACGATTGCGGGATGTGACTTGCTGAAACACCCCGCGCAGGTACGTCGCTCGATCGGATATGTTCCTCAGTTGCTCTCAGCCGACGCGATGCTGAGCGGTTATGAAAACCTTCTGATATTTGCGAAGTTGTATGACCTGCCGAAAGCGGACCGCGAGGCACGAATCGCCGATGCTTTGCAATCCGCCGACTTGCAGAACGTCGCGAGTCATCTTGTAAGCTCCTACTCTGGGGGGATGGTTCGACGCCTGGAAATCGTGACGGCGATGTTGCATCGTCCTAAGGTCTTGTTTCTGGATGAACCCTCCGTTGGACTCGATCCCGTCGCACGAAGTAGCGTCTGGCAACAGATTCGCGAACTTGTGGCGAACTATGGGACGACCGTTGTGCTCACCACACACTTCATGGACGAGGCCAATGCATTGTGTGACCGCATCGCGATCATGAGCATCGGAAAAATCAGAGCATTGGGATCCGTTGCGGAACTTAAGGCAGGTATGAATCGGCCTGATGCAACGTTGGATGAGATCTTCGCATATTACTCGCGTTCAACGGTCGAATCAGGAGAACGAATTCGTGACATCGCCAATACTCGTCGCGCCTCCGCTCGGCTCGGCTGA
- the gnd gene encoding phosphogluconate dehydrogenase (NAD(+)-dependent, decarboxylating) has product MEIGMIGLGRMGASMVRRLLRAGHHCVVYDVHPAASQPLVQEGAVGGSSLGEFVQKLKSPRAIWLMVPAAVVDSTITGLVPLLSPGDIVIDGGNSYYHDDIRRATELKPKGIHYVDVGTSGGVWGADRGYCLMIGGEQAVIQHLDPVFATLAPGIEAAPRTPSRQHVATPNSNVGTAERGYLHCGPNGAGHFVKMVHNGIEYGLMAAYAEGMNILRHANAGKTAVTADAETTPLRHPEHYQYDLNLADIAEVWRRGSVISSWLLDLTAIALFENSDLSKFAGRVSDSGEGRWTVQAAIDEAVPIPVLSAALFERFSSRGEAGFADKLLSALRFQFGGHHEKADEPKPEHGGIQ; this is encoded by the coding sequence GTGGAAATCGGAATGATCGGACTGGGACGAATGGGGGCGAGCATGGTGCGTCGCCTGCTGCGAGCCGGTCATCACTGTGTCGTCTACGACGTTCATCCGGCGGCCTCACAGCCACTCGTTCAAGAGGGCGCGGTTGGAGGATCGTCACTCGGTGAATTCGTGCAAAAGTTGAAGTCCCCTCGCGCTATTTGGCTTATGGTTCCCGCCGCCGTCGTTGATTCGACAATCACAGGCCTGGTCCCACTGCTCAGTCCCGGAGATATCGTGATCGACGGAGGAAATTCGTATTATCACGATGATATCCGCCGTGCGACGGAGCTAAAGCCAAAGGGAATTCACTACGTCGACGTGGGCACCAGCGGTGGGGTATGGGGAGCCGATCGCGGCTATTGCCTGATGATTGGGGGCGAACAGGCGGTGATACAACATCTCGATCCCGTGTTTGCGACACTGGCGCCGGGAATCGAAGCAGCACCACGGACACCCAGTCGGCAACATGTCGCAACGCCAAATTCGAACGTGGGCACAGCCGAGCGCGGATACCTGCATTGCGGACCGAATGGGGCCGGGCACTTTGTGAAGATGGTTCACAACGGAATTGAATATGGACTAATGGCCGCGTACGCCGAAGGAATGAACATTTTGCGACACGCGAATGCGGGTAAAACAGCCGTGACGGCCGATGCCGAAACAACTCCACTTCGGCATCCCGAACACTACCAATACGACCTGAACCTGGCGGATATCGCGGAAGTCTGGCGACGAGGCAGTGTGATTTCGTCGTGGTTGCTCGACTTGACCGCCATCGCTCTCTTCGAGAATTCCGACCTCTCAAAATTCGCCGGCCGAGTCTCGGATTCAGGCGAAGGGCGGTGGACCGTGCAAGCGGCGATCGATGAAGCAGTGCCTATCCCGGTCCTTAGCGCCGCGCTGTTCGAGCGATTCAGTTCACGGGGCGAGGCCGGATTCGCTGACAAGCTGCTTTCTGCCCTGCGATTCCAATTCGGCGGCCATCACGAAAAAGCCGACGAACCGAAACCTGAACACGGAGGCATTCAATGA
- the zwf gene encoding glucose-6-phosphate dehydrogenase has translation MTALVSDAFVFFGATGDLAFKKIFPALQSLIRRGRMHVPIIGVAIDNLSLDQFKTRARNSLEQHAQFDSATYETMCQQLKYVSGDYREPETYQKIRTALGTAQRPLNYLAITPSLFGTVAEGLAKSGCVHGARVIVEKPFGRDLESARDLNRILHEYFPEESIFRIDHYLGKEPVQNLIYYRFANPLIDAAWNSRNIESVQITMAENFGVAGRGKFYEEAGAIRDVVQNHMLQVIACLAMECPVSQDHEARRDARGKLLEAVRTLKPADIVRGQFQGYRNEPGVNPASQVETFAAVRFMIDNARWDGVPFFVRAGKCLPVTTTEVMVRFKRRPHPMLDDSESLRANYYRFRLSPQVVIALGTKVKKVGELMKGEAIELVATHQAVDEMDPYDRLLGDAAFGDAALFARQDSVESSWRIVEPILGNMTPLHEYEPNTWGPPEATSTIIPDGGWHDPDPQPVSSSSAT, from the coding sequence ATGACGGCGCTCGTTTCGGATGCCTTTGTTTTCTTTGGTGCCACAGGCGATCTCGCCTTCAAGAAAATCTTTCCCGCACTGCAGTCGCTGATACGGCGTGGACGGATGCACGTTCCCATCATTGGTGTGGCAATCGACAACTTGAGTCTTGATCAGTTCAAAACACGCGCTCGCAACAGCCTGGAGCAGCACGCTCAGTTCGACTCCGCAACCTACGAAACAATGTGCCAGCAACTGAAGTATGTCAGCGGCGATTATCGTGAACCGGAAACATATCAGAAGATCCGCACGGCACTTGGAACGGCACAGCGACCATTGAACTATCTTGCGATCACCCCCAGCCTGTTTGGGACCGTCGCCGAGGGATTGGCCAAATCCGGTTGCGTTCACGGGGCACGAGTCATCGTCGAAAAACCGTTTGGTCGCGATCTGGAATCGGCCAGGGATTTGAATCGGATTCTTCACGAATACTTTCCAGAAGAATCGATCTTTCGAATTGACCATTATCTCGGGAAAGAGCCGGTACAAAACCTGATCTACTACCGATTTGCCAATCCACTGATCGACGCAGCCTGGAACTCGCGAAATATTGAAAGCGTTCAGATCACCATGGCCGAAAATTTCGGCGTTGCAGGTCGCGGCAAGTTCTACGAAGAAGCAGGGGCGATTCGAGACGTCGTGCAGAATCATATGCTTCAAGTCATCGCCTGTCTGGCTATGGAGTGCCCCGTATCGCAGGATCACGAGGCACGACGTGACGCCCGCGGAAAGCTTCTGGAAGCCGTGCGAACCCTCAAGCCAGCCGATATCGTCCGCGGACAATTTCAGGGCTACCGCAATGAACCAGGGGTCAATCCGGCGTCACAAGTCGAGACCTTTGCCGCCGTGCGTTTCATGATCGACAATGCACGCTGGGACGGCGTACCGTTCTTCGTGCGAGCTGGAAAGTGCCTGCCGGTGACAACGACCGAAGTGATGGTTCGGTTCAAGCGGCGTCCCCATCCGATGCTGGACGACTCCGAGTCGCTACGCGCAAACTACTATCGATTTCGCCTCAGTCCTCAGGTGGTCATCGCCTTGGGTACAAAAGTGAAAAAGGTGGGTGAACTCATGAAGGGGGAAGCGATCGAACTGGTAGCTACACATCAAGCCGTGGATGAGATGGACCCCTACGATCGACTGCTGGGTGATGCCGCATTCGGCGATGCCGCGCTGTTCGCCAGACAGGATTCGGTCGAGTCATCCTGGCGGATTGTCGAGCCAATCCTGGGCAATATGACACCGCTTCACGAGTATGAGCCAAATACCTGGGGACCACCGGAAGCCACTTCGACGATCATCCCTGATGGCGGATGGCACGATCCCGATCCCCAACCAGTTTCATCATCATCTGCAACGTGA
- a CDS encoding tetratricopeptide repeat protein — protein sequence MEFARVRLFRCCLALLWSIGFNQISLFADEKAVATEPSAAATSTEPVKATDHRIAIVPFDAAGASIEGRALGAAISDLLAADLSKASTVRFVSRDDVDKSIVTETPNPADTADLMLTGTVQTEGTKLSLTARLAVVGGGEQIGEWTLEGSIDDLFRLCGELARTILVDRAVDFAKQRPRTEGETGSSQTLAILPLVNRFPRKQPADFGARLAEVIQGDLSASSRISLVDRDRVNVLMPELDRSAAADADLETLIPLGRQLGAQRLLVGAFWQLQSEVCIHIRLIDASNGSVVACHNFIQPRDRFDALRSELVSRVLSDMGTQPVTSTEDTLAPQAVARTLEGTICLAAIVRLARQGKSSEAIDVCQQALAIEPGNLCFHRELIPLLRAVNKAEDALQAVSAAAARPEFAMASESDRKAIMGGELISLFRLQRFAEMIPAAETYKRSFPDPRSGDFANAWICTALNSLKRGDEIASFLEKNAAEETDRAHDWDNSALKRLYAYYRDDAPLRLRTQLFTRRMPFDIEASKALAKKVMAIYERVLTSATGHQDDAASDWAKLLIPDIATTSYLDSAGVSVPFLTVDQQIDALRRGLQTFGWNPAAASIGRFRLAQLFESTKKWDDAVSTYRQLARSSQGAVLSNLPSTWDLSTDEPTSWIDRKIEAYYRAAKLLDESLERKDDAREAYRELVREVGLAHFAGPDALVAMNRLKLTPEFPSKCALIWGGETSGVLSWQKRLEPLGFSVHTLRDLRVNPPQLTPYSLVVLNRAGDLPYTPRELLALRSYVAAGGSLLVIVSPGWAPSASGIHNPLLAFFGMECQAESVIEAISTRLAAHPIATGLTQVMARNAVHIRANDAATVVQAHDQVVLAATPYRFGRVVVASFGQWYLPDTSILPSDWKSLVTAGRKANVHLTPVEFGDRLEVPLLSNVIRWLTQTQNRDAKFVAWRRSWAEAQLTAWRAQAHVEPASMRIVPWEEMRPALERVIKNAPDSMAKEESLWMAAEAFQQMGFYHFGESGAEPRPPLSYPAYGYNPLKKTPLLPEAKYYQLLIQQFPQSPLRPYAEWRSAECLRRTRFVSGAPQVISTVSDVETLVSEYEKIDAPARSYALAWKNLRLGAIGISTEDYQGAIPRFQHLVDSMSNGPEKTMAVLNLALCYEKLNNPTESRRFYESVLQMPDIHWRPTADWFMLWVPLTTYAGYVPPAFGARGNAWQLARDGIARLSDTK from the coding sequence GAAACACCGAATCCAGCCGACACCGCCGATCTGATGCTCACTGGAACAGTCCAAACGGAGGGGACGAAGCTTTCGTTGACCGCGCGGCTCGCCGTGGTAGGCGGCGGTGAGCAGATCGGCGAGTGGACGCTTGAAGGGTCAATCGATGACCTGTTTCGCCTGTGTGGTGAACTCGCACGCACGATTCTGGTCGATCGGGCCGTCGATTTCGCAAAGCAACGGCCACGTACTGAAGGTGAGACCGGATCGTCGCAAACTCTCGCCATCCTGCCGCTAGTGAATCGTTTTCCGCGCAAGCAGCCGGCAGACTTTGGTGCCAGACTGGCGGAGGTCATTCAGGGTGATCTGAGTGCCAGTTCCAGGATTTCACTGGTGGATCGTGATCGAGTAAATGTCTTGATGCCTGAGTTGGATCGGTCCGCGGCGGCGGATGCGGACCTCGAGACATTGATTCCACTTGGACGACAGCTTGGTGCTCAACGACTGCTTGTCGGGGCGTTTTGGCAACTCCAGAGCGAGGTCTGTATTCACATCCGATTGATCGATGCCAGCAACGGATCTGTGGTCGCTTGCCATAACTTCATTCAACCACGCGATCGTTTCGATGCGTTGAGAAGCGAGCTGGTGTCGCGTGTTCTGTCTGACATGGGGACGCAACCCGTCACCTCGACCGAGGACACTCTTGCCCCACAGGCGGTCGCTCGAACGCTGGAAGGAACCATTTGCCTCGCCGCGATTGTCCGTCTGGCGCGCCAGGGGAAGTCGAGCGAGGCGATTGATGTCTGTCAGCAAGCCCTCGCAATCGAACCTGGAAATCTTTGTTTTCATCGCGAACTCATTCCTCTGTTGCGGGCGGTCAACAAGGCCGAAGACGCGCTGCAGGCAGTTAGTGCGGCTGCGGCACGTCCCGAGTTTGCGATGGCATCAGAGTCGGATCGTAAGGCCATCATGGGCGGTGAACTGATTTCGCTATTCCGTCTACAGCGGTTTGCCGAAATGATTCCCGCCGCCGAGACGTACAAACGGTCCTTTCCTGATCCTCGCAGTGGAGACTTTGCGAATGCCTGGATCTGTACGGCACTCAACAGCCTGAAACGCGGTGACGAAATTGCCTCGTTCCTGGAAAAGAACGCGGCTGAAGAAACCGATCGTGCACATGACTGGGACAATTCGGCGTTGAAGAGGCTATATGCCTACTACCGTGATGATGCTCCCTTGCGACTTCGGACCCAATTGTTCACCCGTCGAATGCCATTTGACATCGAAGCGTCCAAAGCCCTCGCAAAAAAAGTGATGGCGATCTACGAGCGTGTGCTGACATCCGCAACGGGACATCAGGATGATGCGGCGAGTGATTGGGCCAAGCTGCTGATTCCTGATATTGCGACGACTTCGTATTTGGACAGCGCTGGGGTTTCGGTTCCGTTCTTGACGGTGGATCAGCAGATTGATGCCCTGCGTCGTGGGCTCCAAACATTCGGCTGGAACCCAGCAGCGGCATCAATCGGTCGATTTCGCTTGGCTCAATTGTTCGAGAGCACAAAAAAATGGGACGACGCGGTCTCGACCTACCGGCAATTGGCTCGAAGTTCGCAAGGTGCGGTCCTTTCGAATCTGCCGTCCACATGGGACTTGTCGACTGACGAACCAACATCATGGATCGATCGAAAAATCGAAGCCTACTATCGAGCTGCCAAGCTTCTTGATGAGTCTCTCGAACGTAAAGACGACGCGCGCGAAGCCTATCGGGAACTGGTTCGCGAAGTCGGCCTGGCGCATTTTGCCGGTCCCGATGCACTCGTTGCCATGAATCGATTGAAACTCACTCCCGAGTTTCCATCGAAGTGTGCGTTGATCTGGGGTGGCGAGACATCGGGCGTCCTTTCGTGGCAAAAGCGATTGGAGCCATTGGGGTTCAGCGTCCACACATTGCGAGATCTACGGGTCAATCCGCCTCAGCTGACTCCTTACTCTCTTGTCGTACTCAATCGTGCCGGAGACCTGCCCTACACGCCCCGGGAACTGTTGGCACTCCGATCATATGTGGCAGCGGGTGGTTCACTGCTTGTGATCGTTTCACCTGGCTGGGCACCATCGGCCTCCGGAATTCACAATCCACTTCTAGCGTTCTTCGGGATGGAATGTCAGGCCGAGTCTGTGATTGAGGCCATTTCTACGCGTCTTGCCGCGCATCCGATTGCGACCGGATTGACGCAAGTTATGGCGCGCAATGCCGTTCACATCCGGGCAAACGACGCCGCGACCGTTGTTCAGGCTCACGATCAGGTCGTATTGGCGGCGACGCCCTATCGATTTGGACGAGTCGTTGTGGCTTCATTTGGCCAATGGTACTTGCCAGACACGTCGATTCTGCCATCCGACTGGAAGAGTCTCGTGACCGCGGGACGAAAAGCAAATGTTCATCTCACCCCAGTCGAATTCGGTGATCGATTGGAGGTTCCTCTGCTTTCGAATGTCATTCGCTGGCTGACCCAAACGCAAAATCGCGATGCGAAGTTTGTCGCATGGCGTCGGTCGTGGGCTGAAGCTCAACTGACCGCTTGGCGTGCGCAGGCGCACGTCGAACCTGCGAGTATGCGGATTGTTCCCTGGGAAGAAATGCGTCCGGCACTTGAACGCGTCATCAAGAATGCCCCTGATTCGATGGCGAAAGAAGAGTCGCTCTGGATGGCAGCCGAAGCATTTCAGCAGATGGGATTTTATCACTTCGGAGAGAGCGGCGCAGAACCACGGCCGCCGTTGTCCTATCCGGCTTATGGTTACAATCCATTGAAGAAGACCCCGTTGCTTCCCGAAGCCAAGTACTACCAATTGTTGATTCAACAGTTTCCGCAAAGTCCCCTTCGACCCTATGCGGAATGGCGCTCTGCAGAGTGTCTTCGGCGCACCCGATTCGTGAGCGGTGCTCCCCAAGTAATCTCGACCGTTTCCGATGTCGAGACGCTCGTCTCGGAATATGAAAAGATTGATGCTCCAGCACGTTCGTATGCGCTAGCCTGGAAAAACTTGAGACTCGGGGCAATTGGGATCTCAACGGAAGACTATCAGGGAGCCATCCCCCGCTTTCAACACCTTGTCGATTCGATGTCGAACGGACCAGAGAAAACGATGGCCGTCCTGAACCTTGCGCTGTGCTATGAGAAACTGAATAATCCCACTGAAAGTCGTAGATTCTACGAATCTGTACTTCAGATGCCAGACATTCATTGGCGGCCGACGGCAGATTGGTTCATGCTCTGGGTTCCACTCACCACATACGCTGGCTATGTCCCGCCTGCATTCGGAGCTCGCGGCAACGCCTGGCAGTTGGCACGCGATGGGATCGCTCGTCTGAGCGACACAAAGTAA
- a CDS encoding ABC transporter permease, translating into MSLSTMTSVGQFVRKTLAIVGMDLRKLRRDPSELLTRAIQPALWLLVFGQVFTHARAIPTGDLPYQDFMAPGILAQSVLFIAIFFGIAVIWERDLGIVHKLLATPTPRAALVLGKGLSAGVRAISQAVIVYFLAWMLGIRLNWNPFAIAGVLLVVVLGAALFSTFSLTIACLVKTRERFMGIGQVLTMPMFFASNAIYPIVMMPPWLKFIAHGNPLTYEVDALRALMLANSHSEFGLGLDFGVLVGTTVLLTLIGAALYPRLAY; encoded by the coding sequence ATGTCGCTGAGTACGATGACGTCGGTTGGCCAGTTTGTCCGCAAGACTCTGGCGATCGTTGGGATGGATCTAAGAAAGCTGCGCCGCGATCCCAGCGAGTTGCTGACGCGTGCCATCCAGCCAGCCCTGTGGCTGCTCGTGTTCGGCCAAGTCTTCACGCACGCGCGAGCCATCCCCACGGGCGACCTGCCTTATCAGGATTTTATGGCTCCAGGCATCCTCGCTCAAAGCGTGCTCTTCATCGCGATCTTTTTCGGAATTGCCGTAATTTGGGAACGTGACCTGGGGATTGTGCATAAGCTACTGGCGACCCCAACGCCGCGGGCGGCTTTAGTGTTGGGGAAAGGGCTGTCAGCGGGTGTCCGCGCCATTTCGCAGGCCGTGATTGTCTACTTTCTGGCCTGGATGCTGGGAATTCGATTGAACTGGAATCCATTTGCGATTGCGGGTGTGCTTCTGGTTGTTGTGTTGGGCGCGGCGTTGTTCTCGACGTTTTCCCTGACGATCGCCTGCCTCGTAAAAACGCGTGAGCGATTTATGGGGATTGGCCAGGTCTTAACCATGCCAATGTTCTTCGCAAGCAATGCAATCTATCCGATCGTCATGATGCCGCCCTGGTTGAAATTCATCGCGCATGGCAATCCTTTGACCTACGAAGTGGACGCACTTCGCGCATTGATGCTGGCGAACAGTCACAGTGAGTTTGGTCTCGGCCTCGACTTTGGCGTCCTGGTTGGCACGACCGTGCTGTTGACGCTGATCGGCGCGGCTCTCTATCCCCGCCTCGCATATTGA